The Kitasatospora paranensis genome has a window encoding:
- a CDS encoding DUF7059 domain-containing protein, with amino-acid sequence MTNSPAPEPARLARLREALLAAQYTADGCLDLLGPTAYAALARSETVPALRATGGGSPLETLVRLFLLQQPVRFEAAAAALPVADCLADGWLTRDGDEVRATVDVRPYANEVAGLPSADAWVVSDLGCAVGGAGGIGAGESSGGVARRDLVLGVGGASTTLANLAVRRPVRSALDLGAGSGVQALHAARHAQQVTATDLNPRALHFSRLTLALSGFDHTTTEQGSLFEPVADRKFDLIVSNPPFVISPGSRFVYRDGGMAGDDLCRSLVRGAAAHLQPGGYCQLLANWQHVKGEDWHDRLAGWVAGTGLDAWVVQRQVQDVAEYAELWLRDGGDHLGRGADYRARYGEWLDAFEEAGVEGVGFGWITLRAGGAAEPTVRIEEWPHPVEQPLGPHIDEWFARQDFLRGHDDAALLASRFRLVDEVVQEQVGAPGAEDPEHVILRHNRGMRRATKVDTVGAGFVGACDGTLAAGEIVDAIAHLLGEERVVLRDRVPDSLRLLTEQGFIEPLVD; translated from the coding sequence GTGACCAACAGCCCTGCCCCAGAACCCGCCCGCCTCGCCCGGTTGCGCGAGGCGCTGCTCGCCGCCCAGTACACCGCCGACGGCTGCCTCGACCTGCTGGGCCCGACCGCGTACGCGGCCCTCGCCCGGAGCGAGACGGTGCCGGCGCTGCGGGCCACGGGCGGCGGGAGCCCGCTGGAGACGCTCGTCCGGCTCTTCCTGCTCCAGCAGCCCGTCCGGTTCGAGGCGGCTGCGGCGGCGCTGCCGGTGGCGGACTGCCTGGCGGACGGCTGGCTGACCCGGGACGGTGACGAGGTCCGCGCCACGGTCGACGTCCGGCCGTACGCCAACGAGGTCGCCGGGTTGCCGAGTGCGGACGCGTGGGTGGTCTCTGACCTGGGGTGTGCCGTCGGCGGCGCCGGCGGTATCGGCGCCGGGGAGTCCTCGGGCGGAGTGGCCCGACGGGACCTGGTGCTCGGTGTGGGCGGCGCGTCCACGACGCTGGCCAATCTGGCGGTGCGACGGCCTGTCCGGAGCGCGTTGGACCTCGGTGCCGGTTCGGGCGTGCAGGCGCTGCACGCAGCGCGGCACGCTCAGCAGGTGACCGCGACGGACCTCAACCCGCGGGCGCTGCACTTCAGCCGGCTCACACTGGCCCTCTCGGGCTTCGACCACACGACGACCGAGCAGGGGAGCCTCTTCGAGCCCGTGGCGGACCGGAAGTTCGACCTGATCGTGTCGAACCCGCCGTTCGTCATCTCGCCCGGCAGCCGGTTCGTGTACCGGGACGGCGGGATGGCCGGCGACGACCTCTGCCGCAGCCTGGTCCGCGGTGCCGCCGCGCACCTCCAGCCCGGCGGATACTGCCAGCTGCTGGCCAACTGGCAGCACGTCAAGGGCGAGGACTGGCACGACCGGCTGGCCGGCTGGGTGGCCGGGACGGGGCTGGACGCCTGGGTCGTCCAGCGGCAGGTGCAGGACGTCGCCGAGTACGCCGAGCTGTGGCTGCGCGACGGCGGCGACCACCTCGGGCGGGGCGCCGACTACCGTGCCCGGTACGGCGAGTGGCTGGACGCCTTCGAGGAGGCCGGGGTCGAGGGCGTGGGGTTCGGCTGGATCACCCTCCGGGCCGGCGGCGCGGCCGAGCCGACCGTGCGGATCGAGGAGTGGCCGCACCCGGTGGAGCAGCCGCTCGGTCCGCACATCGACGAATGGTTCGCCCGGCAGGACTTCCTCCGGGGGCACGACGACGCCGCCCTGCTGGCGTCCCGGTTCCGGCTGGTCGACGAGGTCGTCCAGGAGCAGGTCGGCGCACCGGGTGCGGAGGATCCCGAGCACGTGATCCTGCGTCACAACCGTGGCATGCGACGGGCGACGAAGGTGGACACGGTCGGTGCCGGCTTCGTGGGCGCCTGCGACGGCACGCTGGCCGCGGGCGAGATCGTGGACGCGATCGCGCACCTGCTGGGCGAGGAGCGTGTGGTGCTCCGCGACCGGGTGCCGGACTCCTTGCGCCTGCTGACGGAGCAGGGGTTCATCGAGCCGCTGGTGGACTGA
- a CDS encoding ATP-binding protein, with amino-acid sequence MATVELRFSALPEHVRTARLVAAAVARRAGVEESVLDEVRLAVGEACSRAVGLHQRGDAQGAIRVALIEQEKRFLIEVADEAGPIPLSASAAAEGSDRDDDALGLAVITGLVEDVEVSNGNEGGLIRMSWPVSSAPVAV; translated from the coding sequence ATGGCAACCGTCGAACTTCGATTCAGCGCGCTTCCCGAGCACGTGCGCACGGCCCGGCTGGTAGCCGCTGCTGTCGCAAGACGGGCAGGCGTCGAGGAGTCGGTGCTCGACGAGGTGCGCCTCGCCGTGGGTGAGGCATGCTCTCGCGCCGTCGGCCTGCACCAGCGCGGTGACGCCCAGGGGGCGATCCGCGTCGCGCTCATCGAGCAGGAGAAGCGTTTCCTCATCGAGGTCGCCGACGAGGCCGGCCCGATCCCGCTGTCCGCCTCGGCCGCGGCCGAAGGGTCCGACCGGGACGACGACGCTCTGGGGCTCGCCGTCATCACCGGCCTGGTCGAGGACGTCGAGGTCAGCAACGGCAACGAGGGCGGGCTCATCCGCATGAGCTGGCCCGTCTCCTCCGCCCCGGTCGCGGTCTGA
- the bldG gene encoding anti-sigma factor antagonist BldG, protein MDLSLPTRTVGDRTVVEVGGEIDVYTAPKLREQLVELVNDGNYHLVVDMEGVDFLDSTGLGVLVGGLKRVRAHEGSLRLVCNQERILKIFRITGLTKVFPIHTSVDDAVAATD, encoded by the coding sequence GTGGACCTGTCCCTGCCGACCCGTACGGTTGGCGATCGCACGGTCGTCGAAGTCGGCGGCGAGATCGATGTGTACACCGCCCCCAAGCTGCGCGAGCAGTTGGTCGAGCTCGTCAACGACGGCAACTACCACCTCGTCGTCGACATGGAGGGCGTTGACTTCCTCGACTCCACCGGTCTCGGTGTGCTGGTGGGCGGGCTCAAGAGGGTCCGTGCGCACGAGGGTTCGCTGCGCCTGGTCTGCAACCAGGAGCGCATTCTGAAGATCTTCCGGATCACCGGTCTGACCAAGGTGTTCCCGATCCACACCTCGGTGGACGACGCCGTCGCCGCCACCGACTGA
- a CDS encoding DUF4244 domain-containing protein, whose product MCVVAGFLRQRIAGPPDAGMTTAEYAIGTIAACAFAAVLYRVVTSDVVSGAIGQLLDRALHVV is encoded by the coding sequence ATCTGCGTCGTCGCAGGCTTCCTTCGGCAGCGGATCGCCGGACCGCCGGACGCCGGAATGACGACCGCCGAGTACGCCATCGGCACGATTGCGGCATGCGCGTTCGCGGCAGTCCTCTATCGCGTGGTCACCAGCGACGTGGTGTCCGGGGCGATCGGACAGCTGCTGGACCGAGCTCTCCATGTGGTCTGA
- a CDS encoding type II secretion system F family protein: MAGAVSAAAAYRWLPKVPTRESRLAEAEHGRLLRQLPLAAELLAACLASSTSPGVAVAAVARSVESPMRERLGVTASQLSLGAPPELCWDRLGIECPALAPLARCLVRTSLSGAPPATVLSGLAQTQRAAAGRAAHARVRRAGVLATAPLGLCFLPAFVLIGVIPVVMGLTTLYSHRI, encoded by the coding sequence GTGGCCGGCGCGGTATCCGCTGCGGCCGCGTACCGGTGGCTGCCGAAGGTGCCGACCCGGGAGTCCCGGCTGGCGGAGGCGGAGCACGGCAGGCTGCTCCGGCAGCTGCCGCTGGCGGCGGAACTCCTGGCCGCTTGCCTGGCGTCGTCGACCTCTCCGGGAGTGGCCGTGGCGGCGGTCGCCCGGAGTGTCGAGTCGCCGATGCGGGAGCGCCTTGGCGTCACGGCTTCCCAGCTGTCGCTCGGCGCCCCGCCGGAGCTCTGCTGGGATCGGCTCGGGATCGAATGCCCGGCGCTGGCCCCGCTCGCGCGCTGCCTGGTGCGAACGAGTCTGAGCGGTGCACCGCCGGCCACTGTTCTGAGCGGTCTGGCGCAGACCCAGCGCGCCGCTGCCGGCCGAGCCGCCCACGCCAGAGTGCGACGGGCCGGCGTCCTGGCCACCGCGCCCCTCGGGCTCTGCTTCCTCCCGGCGTTCGTCCTGATCGGCGTGATCCCCGTGGTGATGGGTCTCACCACTCTCTACTCGCACCGGATCTGA
- a CDS encoding type II secretion system F family protein has protein sequence MATAPWACPELLLLPAGLAATGATDSVIPGLLLAVGIVPLRRLRVRRRTAAEAGRRTDAVIDLCAGLVAELRSGATPEYALHTVLTRSPALRQALGREPGARLAAVHYGADVPAAFRLVAEMPGGAGGAAVAACWQVSADSGTGLVLGLDRIADALRAERALAEEVAGELAGARATITLLAMLPVFGLGLGAALGARPVPVLLHTPTGLACLTAGALLEVSGLAWTARIVRAAEDSPERSRISAGSVPQRVGSTSSPGGACGVSRRGSGRRPPPERGRYPAYQGLAEELW, from the coding sequence GTGGCGACCGCCCCCTGGGCATGTCCCGAACTGCTGCTCCTGCCGGCGGGCCTCGCGGCAACCGGGGCCACCGACTCGGTGATTCCGGGGCTCCTCCTCGCGGTGGGGATCGTGCCCCTGCGGCGGCTGCGAGTGCGCCGCCGCACAGCAGCCGAAGCCGGTCGCCGCACCGACGCCGTGATCGACCTGTGCGCTGGACTGGTTGCGGAACTTCGCAGCGGCGCGACACCTGAGTACGCCCTGCACACCGTCCTGACCAGGAGTCCGGCCCTCCGGCAGGCCCTCGGTCGCGAGCCGGGCGCACGGCTGGCGGCGGTGCACTACGGCGCCGACGTTCCAGCGGCGTTCAGGCTGGTCGCCGAGATGCCGGGCGGGGCGGGCGGGGCAGCGGTCGCCGCGTGCTGGCAGGTCAGCGCCGACAGCGGCACCGGCCTTGTGCTCGGCCTCGACCGGATCGCGGACGCCCTTCGCGCGGAACGCGCACTGGCCGAGGAGGTGGCAGGGGAGCTCGCCGGTGCCCGCGCCACCATCACCCTGCTCGCGATGCTGCCCGTGTTCGGTCTGGGACTCGGAGCCGCCCTGGGCGCGCGTCCGGTGCCGGTCCTGCTCCACACACCGACGGGCCTGGCCTGCCTTACCGCGGGTGCGTTGCTGGAGGTCTCCGGGCTGGCGTGGACGGCGCGGATCGTCCGTGCCGCCGAGGACTCGCCCGAACGGAGCCGAATCAGCGCCGGATCCGTTCCGCAGAGGGTCGGCAGTACCTCGTCACCGGGCGGCGCCTGCGGAGTGTCCCGGAGAGGCTCCGGCCGACGCCCTCCACCGGAGCGCGGACGGTACCCGGCGTATCAGGGCCTGGCAGAGGAGCTGTGGTGA
- a CDS encoding TadA family conjugal transfer-associated ATPase: MQSYPAALLDVVRLHLAEAGALPTTGSVAAVLRAHHPSLGGSDVLDTVRQIQAELIGAGPLDGLLMRPDVTDVLVNGPDEVWIDRGGGLERAEGVRFPDAQAVRRLAHRLATAAGRRLDDAMPWVDARLPDGTRLHAVIPPIAGNCTHISLRTSRSRPFTMDGLVAGRMLPRAGADLLARIVEARLALLISGGTGSGKTTLLCALLGLVDPGARIVLAEDSAELRPAHPHVVRLQSRPPNQEGLGELTLRDLVRQALRMRPDRLVVGEVRGAEVVDLLAALNTGHEGGFSTVHANAAADVPVRLEALGALAGLDRFLLHSQLRAALDVVIHLVRDPQNGARRVAELHTVVDRGNGLADTLPAVLFRADGACDLGPGWTNLQRACEERGVFLPGSLL; this comes from the coding sequence GTGCAGTCGTACCCAGCCGCCCTGCTCGACGTCGTTCGACTGCACCTGGCGGAGGCCGGGGCGCTGCCCACCACCGGGTCGGTCGCCGCCGTTTTGCGGGCCCACCATCCGTCGCTCGGCGGGAGCGATGTGCTCGACACCGTCCGGCAGATCCAGGCGGAGCTCATCGGGGCGGGGCCGCTGGACGGCCTGCTGATGCGCCCCGACGTCACCGATGTCCTGGTCAACGGGCCCGACGAGGTCTGGATCGACCGCGGAGGGGGTCTGGAGCGGGCCGAGGGAGTGCGGTTCCCGGACGCCCAGGCCGTCCGCCGCCTCGCCCACCGCCTTGCCACGGCGGCCGGCCGTCGTCTCGACGACGCCATGCCGTGGGTCGACGCACGACTGCCCGACGGCACCCGGCTGCACGCGGTCATCCCGCCCATCGCCGGCAACTGCACCCACATCTCCCTCCGGACGAGTCGCTCCCGCCCGTTCACCATGGACGGGCTCGTGGCAGGGCGGATGCTGCCCCGGGCCGGTGCCGACCTCCTGGCCCGGATCGTCGAGGCCCGCCTCGCCCTGCTGATCAGCGGGGGTACGGGTTCGGGCAAGACGACCTTGTTGTGCGCTCTGCTCGGCCTGGTCGATCCGGGGGCACGCATCGTCCTCGCCGAGGACTCGGCCGAACTCCGCCCGGCCCACCCGCACGTCGTACGGCTCCAGAGCCGTCCGCCCAACCAGGAGGGCCTGGGCGAGCTCACCCTGCGCGATCTGGTCCGCCAGGCCCTGCGGATGCGCCCGGACCGCCTGGTGGTGGGGGAGGTCAGGGGCGCCGAGGTGGTTGACCTGCTCGCTGCCCTCAACACGGGGCACGAAGGTGGCTTCAGCACCGTCCACGCGAACGCGGCGGCCGATGTCCCGGTCAGGTTGGAGGCCCTCGGCGCGCTCGCCGGGCTCGACCGCTTCCTGCTGCACAGCCAGCTGCGGGCAGCTCTGGATGTGGTCATCCACCTCGTCCGCGACCCGCAGAACGGTGCACGACGCGTCGCCGAACTGCACACGGTCGTCGACAGGGGCAACGGCCTGGCCGACACGCTGCCGGCCGTGCTGTTCAGGGCGGACGGCGCATGCGATCTCGGCCCGGGCTGGACCAACCTGCAACGCGCCTGCGAGGAACGCGGCGTCTTCCTGCCCGGGAGTCTCCTGTGA
- the ssd gene encoding septum site-determining protein Ssd produces MQTPTTDSESADSTASAGPLIVTEDTELAEHLVRICAAAGVEPQLTREGAVSRSRWESAPLVLVGDDVAERCSGLARRPGVLLLGLDLDDGAVWVRAVRLGAEQVIFLPDCQAWLLDRIADAAEGVGPPALTVGVLGGRGGAGASTLACALAVTGAREGHRTMLVDADPLGGGLDVLLGGETSDGLRWPDLAGSRGRLSSAELAKALPELHRLNALSWDRSDCLTIPPEAMRSVLAAARRRGGLVVVDLPRHIDPAAAEALEQIDTCLLVVPAELRALAATGRVAAAARMRLSDLRAVVRVPGPIGLSGAEIARNLRLPCAGELPAEPGLDLDVERGTPPGVREHGPLARFCGSFLNEVMPPVAAAEGGAL; encoded by the coding sequence ATGCAGACACCGACCACCGACTCCGAATCCGCCGACAGCACTGCGTCGGCCGGGCCGCTGATCGTCACCGAGGACACCGAACTGGCGGAACACCTCGTGCGGATCTGTGCGGCCGCGGGCGTCGAGCCGCAACTGACCCGGGAGGGGGCCGTCTCCCGGAGCCGTTGGGAGAGTGCGCCCCTCGTGCTCGTCGGGGACGACGTCGCCGAACGCTGCAGCGGGCTCGCGAGACGGCCCGGCGTGCTGCTGCTCGGCCTCGATCTGGACGACGGCGCGGTCTGGGTGCGGGCCGTCCGCCTCGGGGCGGAGCAGGTGATCTTCCTTCCCGACTGCCAGGCCTGGCTGCTGGACCGTATTGCCGACGCGGCCGAGGGCGTCGGTCCGCCGGCGCTCACCGTCGGGGTGCTGGGCGGCCGCGGCGGAGCGGGTGCCTCGACGCTCGCTTGCGCGCTGGCGGTCACCGGCGCCCGGGAGGGCCATCGCACGATGCTCGTCGACGCCGACCCGCTCGGGGGCGGGCTCGACGTCCTGCTCGGCGGTGAGACCTCCGACGGCCTGCGATGGCCCGACCTGGCCGGCTCGCGCGGCCGCCTCAGCAGCGCCGAACTGGCCAAGGCCCTCCCCGAGCTGCACCGGCTCAATGCCCTCTCCTGGGATCGCAGCGACTGCCTGACGATCCCGCCCGAGGCGATGCGGAGCGTGCTGGCAGCCGCCCGGCGGCGCGGCGGCCTGGTGGTGGTCGACCTGCCCCGGCACATCGACCCGGCGGCGGCCGAGGCGCTGGAGCAGATCGACACCTGCCTGCTGGTGGTTCCCGCCGAGCTCCGCGCCTTGGCGGCCACCGGCCGGGTGGCCGCGGCCGCCCGCATGCGGTTGTCCGATCTCCGGGCCGTGGTCCGCGTGCCGGGGCCGATCGGATTGTCCGGTGCGGAGATCGCCCGCAATCTTCGGCTGCCGTGCGCCGGCGAGCTCCCCGCCGAGCCGGGCCTCGACCTGGACGTGGAGCGGGGCACCCCGCCCGGCGTCCGGGAGCACGGACCGCTCGCCCGCTTCTGCGGCAGCTTTCTCAACGAGGTCATGCCGCCCGTGGCCGCCGCCGAGGGAGGGGCGCTGTGA
- a CDS encoding HAD-IB family hydrolase gives MRRPYGVPRTAAFFDLDKTIIAKSSALAFSRPFYQGGLINRRAVLKSAYAQFVFLIGGADHDQMEKMRQYLSALTRGWNVQQVREIVSETLHELIDPIIYDEAASLIEQHHAAGRDVVIVSSSGSEVVEPIGRLLGADHVIATRLEVAEGRYTGEIEYYAYAENKAAAIRDLAAVEGYNLADCYAYSDSSTDLPLLEAVGHPSAVNPDRALRKEAAAREWPVLVFSRPVELRRRLPEFSTPSRSVLLAVALGTAAVTAGLLWYTARRRRPES, from the coding sequence CTGCGCCGCCCGTACGGCGTACCGCGCACCGCGGCGTTCTTCGACCTGGACAAGACGATCATCGCCAAGTCGAGTGCCCTGGCATTCAGCCGCCCGTTCTACCAGGGCGGCCTGATCAACCGTCGGGCGGTACTGAAGAGCGCCTACGCCCAGTTCGTCTTCCTCATCGGCGGCGCGGACCACGACCAGATGGAGAAGATGCGGCAGTACCTGTCGGCGCTGACCCGCGGCTGGAACGTGCAGCAGGTGCGGGAGATCGTGTCGGAGACGCTCCACGAGCTCATCGACCCGATCATCTACGACGAGGCCGCGTCGCTGATCGAACAGCACCATGCCGCCGGGCGCGATGTCGTGATCGTCAGCAGTTCCGGCTCCGAGGTGGTCGAGCCGATCGGCCGACTGCTGGGCGCCGACCACGTGATCGCCACCCGCCTGGAGGTCGCGGAAGGCCGCTACACGGGTGAGATCGAGTACTACGCCTACGCGGAGAACAAGGCCGCCGCGATCCGCGACCTGGCGGCCGTCGAGGGGTACAACCTCGCCGACTGCTATGCCTACAGCGACTCCTCGACGGACCTGCCCCTGCTGGAAGCCGTCGGCCATCCGTCGGCGGTCAACCCCGACCGTGCCCTGCGCAAGGAGGCGGCGGCCCGCGAGTGGCCCGTACTCGTCTTCAGCCGGCCGGTCGAACTCCGGCGCAGACTGCCCGAGTTCTCGACTCCGAGCCGCTCCGTACTGCTGGCGGTGGCGCTCGGGACGGCTGCCGTCACGGCCGGCCTGCTCTGGTACACGGCGCGACGCCGACGCCCGGAAAGCTGA
- a CDS encoding oxidoreductase: protein MSTGTDPLAPLAALSGVPEAVAEVRKAVDRLYGHRVMRRRAAEVTSEAAIRGARASAALDGADWSLEEIRRRSDFGGDPEARTVGGALRISADAGQLLGVWRHSPLQVLARLHLLAAGDADPAAGRPRREGEPAGPLFPVEIAAAEGFERKVQEVELPPAPPADEAAARLDQLAQLLAARADGAASGTPALVVAAVVHGELLALRPFGAHNGVVARAAQRIVLIAEGLDPKAICPAEVGLAELGTAAYREALAGYLGGTEEGMARWIGHCGEALRLGVRESTAVCEAMQRGMV from the coding sequence GTGAGCACTGGAACTGATCCCCTCGCCCCGCTGGCCGCGCTGTCCGGAGTACCCGAGGCCGTGGCCGAGGTGCGCAAGGCCGTGGACCGCCTCTACGGGCACCGTGTCATGCGCCGCCGCGCCGCAGAGGTGACCTCGGAGGCCGCCATCCGCGGGGCGCGCGCCTCGGCGGCCCTCGACGGTGCCGACTGGTCCTTGGAGGAGATCCGTCGGAGGAGCGACTTCGGCGGTGACCCGGAAGCCCGGACGGTGGGTGGAGCCCTCCGCATCTCGGCCGATGCCGGCCAGCTGCTGGGTGTGTGGCGGCACTCTCCGCTCCAGGTGCTGGCGCGGCTTCATCTGCTGGCAGCCGGTGACGCGGATCCCGCGGCCGGTCGGCCGCGGCGGGAGGGCGAGCCTGCGGGGCCGCTGTTCCCGGTGGAGATCGCCGCGGCGGAGGGCTTCGAACGGAAGGTCCAGGAGGTCGAGCTCCCGCCCGCGCCCCCTGCGGACGAGGCGGCCGCCAGGCTCGACCAGCTGGCGCAACTCCTCGCAGCCCGTGCGGACGGCGCGGCGAGCGGTACGCCGGCACTGGTCGTGGCCGCGGTGGTGCACGGCGAACTGCTGGCCCTGCGCCCGTTCGGCGCGCACAACGGGGTGGTGGCCCGCGCCGCGCAGCGCATTGTCCTGATCGCGGAGGGCCTCGACCCGAAGGCGATCTGTCCGGCCGAGGTCGGGCTGGCCGAACTCGGTACTGCGGCCTACCGCGAGGCGCTGGCCGGGTATCTGGGCGGGACGGAGGAGGGCATGGCGCGCTGGATCGGCCACTGCGGCGAGGCGCTGCGACTCGGCGTGCGGGAAAGCACCGCGGTCTGCGAGGCGATGCAGCGAGGGATGGTCTGA